In Melospiza melodia melodia isolate bMelMel2 chromosome 11, bMelMel2.pri, whole genome shotgun sequence, the following proteins share a genomic window:
- the LRRC52 gene encoding leucine-rich repeat-containing protein 52: protein MFPSGSPWSLSLVFLLGMASQGISCPSRCSCQYLEVNCTGQRLQEFPVDIPLDTRQLILAANNVSYLPPVELSFLADLVYLDCRKNLLGDDLDFTFIGVARLVYLDLSFNNLSQVTFSTFSHLLSLVVLKISDNPNLVAIEKDAFANNTWLRHLDVSRTGLTFLDTSTVRDLPNLRLLGLSDNLWHCNCSFLDFITWMMESDVHFPDADNITCYTPAGLRALRMPAAEAQLHLSCLTQLHKQDYVFLGLVGFCIFLAGTMAAWLAGVCAVIYEAHASKGEEEEEEEEEEDTAT from the exons ATGTTTCCTTCAGGTAGCCCATGGTCCCTGAGCCTCGTGTTTCTTCTGGGGATGGCATCCCAGGGGATCAGCTGTCCGAGCAGGTGTAGCTGTCAGTACCTGGAGGTGAACTGCACCGGGCAGCGGCTGCAGGAGTTCCCTGTGGACATCCCTCTGGACACCAGGCAGCTGATTCTGGCAGCAAACAACGTCTCGTACCTGCCGCCAGTGGAATTGagcttcctggctgatttggtcTATCTGGACTGCAGAAAGAACCTCTTGGGGGACGACCTGGATTTCACTTTCATTGGCGTGGCCAGGCTTGTCTATCTCGACCTCAGCTTCAACAACCTCTCCCAGGTCACCTTCAGCACCTTCTCCCACCTCCTCAGCCTGGTGGTACTGAAGATCTCGGACAATCCCAACCTTGTGGCCATCGAGAAAGATGCTTTTGCCAACAACACCTGGCTGAGGCACCTGGATGTGAGCCGGACTGGCTTGACCTTCCTGGACACCAGCACCGTCCGGGACCTGCCCAACCTGAGGCTCCTGGGGCTCAGTGACAACCTGTGGCACTGCAACTGTTCCTTTTTGGACTTCATCACCTGGATGATGGAGAGCGATGTGCATTTTCCAG ATGCTGACAACATCACCTGCTACACCCCAGCAGGGCTGCGTGCTCTGAGGATGCCAGCAGCAGAGGCACAGCTCCACCTCAGCTGCCTGACCCAGCTGCACAAGCAGGATTATGTCTTTCTGGGCCTCGTTGGCTTCTGCATCTTCCTTGCTGGCACCATGGCAGCCTGGCTGGCCGGTGTCTGTGCTGTCATCTACGAGGCCCATGCCTCaaagggagaggaagaggaggaggaggaggaggaggaagacacagccACTTAG